TAGTCCTACTGTCGCCTTAAAGAAAGTTGTAATAACTAAGCAGTTCTTAAAGAAATTTTAAATTCACCTAAACAATATTTTGTGATATGGTTTCGTCTAATGTCGCGCCAGGTCTTCTTCGTAATTTATGCCTTCGAAACGTTTGCGTCAAACTGTGCTAAGACGCGACCatcaagcaacaaaaaaaattggctataCCAAACACAACATGAGAAGACACAGCAAGTGCACAATTTTTGCCACAAGGCTTAGATAATTTAGTAAGCTGCGGAGAAATAAAATCATCATAGCTGCACCATGGTCAGGTAATAAGCAAACAGCCTGACCAGAGAGGTCTAATAATCAGTCCGACATCTCGAGGGTCGTCAGCAGCTCTAAAAAATTTGGGGACCTTAACTAGATTCTTAGCAAAAATTCGATACACTTTAGGTAGCCTGTTATGATGCTTAGAGTGTCTAAAGTTAGTAGTAAGATTTTTCCGCAAGAACTCCGGGAGCAATCGGTTCCATTTTGGTTATATGGTGTGCATGAGGCACGACCTTCCAGAATGTTCGAGTACCGTCCATTGGAGTGTCGTGTAGGCCTCTACTAATTCGATCCACTATTCCGCCCTAGTCCACCCAATAATCCCCACTAGCCCACTTTAAATCTTTTTCTGCAATGGGCAAACTTCCAAGGGTCCTTTGGAGTTTTGGAGGAGAGCCAACTTCGAATTTTTGAAGGTTCACCTGCAagggtgggcaggttgctcacaatccgttGGTCAGGTTGCCACCAGCTATtgtggcaggttttgatgacgtcaaaAATTCAGTTGACTCGTCTCGACCATTCAGGATGACATGAGGGCGGTTTTTGCGACGTTTCGACCAATCACAGAATTTCGTTGCGGAGAGAACGGAACTTCATGACAACAATGTAAAAGCCTTCGCATTAAAACTGCAGTATTGTTCAAATCTTTAGCTCCGCTTGGGTTCCCACTATTCCCACTACACTATTCCCACTGCGAGTAACTGATCAGTTGGCTCTTGGTCTGTTATATGCTAGCCGTATCCGtgagctcagttggcagagcgactgctccggtgaagcggtggacCCGGGTTAgagccctggaccaggacgaattgtCTGTAACTTACGAAGTTCCAGTGGAAGCTGCttagctttcctctgtagtcgtGCGGCTGTGCTTgagtggatgccagtgagtattTTGCTCCCGTATTATAAAACGGGAGTACGCTTAGCTCAGCGCATTGAGGTTGTTGACAATGCAGCGCTCAGTTCGAACCTCGGAATCGCTCTCGCTGGATCCGAGGCGGACACAGGCCTGGAACATGGCAGCCGATTTCTccgtcgcactttgtcccgtggCACGGATTCCAGTGGTGTTGAGGAGCATTTCTTGGATGCCTCTGCGCGTGTGCTCTTGGAGCTGACAGAGGGACACCAGTAAAGAGGGAAACATCAGCGACGCCATTTCAGACTTGGAGAGGAGAACATTTGACTTAATTACACAAAATTCGAATTAAAGGCAAGCTTTTCAATTAGTTTCTTGCCGACCGGACTGATGTACCACTTTGGATCAACACGAGGTTTGATTTTGGCGAATTTGAATTCAGAAGAATACAGAGACACTCTTAGTTTATACTATATGGCGATAGTTGCGCTATACCACCTTAAAAATTGATCTCCATCACGTTGACACCAATTATCTAGCTTTCGAGCTAAGTGGCTAGAATATACCTGCCTCCTAACTGCTATGTTTAGAACACTGTAAAGCGTTGTATTTAACTCATCGgcaacttggggggggggggggggggtactgctgCACTAGGACAACGACGAACATTGGCTGAATTTATTTCGCATACCCTCAATCGCGGAAACATAACAGAGAGGAATGAGCTAAAGAGATCGAAATGCGACATAAAAATGGCAAGATAAACAGTGCCAAAAACGCAAAATAAGAATAGGTAGCGTGATAATCTAAGTCCAATAAAAATAtattgaaaaaattggcagttgctTAGCTTGGCTAACacgaattcagcgaaaagcaagggcgCTTCCCAAGCATCTCAGGCACGTTCATGGTAGCCTCACTGCATGCTCGCGACAGCTGTTCTATATACACCCACACGACCACTTGGCCATGACGTGTACCGCATGGTATTACGACACCCCTACCAGGCAGtaatcacgtggcttcacatcaccccatcgtaTGTTCTTAGGTCAAAGGAGAAACCAAATGTCATATGTCAAGACAACTCAAGGTCTGAAGTGAAAAGCTTAAAAGTTATAGGTCCAGGTCAGTTGTGacgggttcgacaccataactgtacgaCATATGTTCATACGCGGCTAACGTGAACACCAACCAACTAGCCTAGCATAGCGCGCTTCTAACGGCTAATGTGCTTGGGCGGAAGGTCGTTCAAgatcattctccggcctacgcgacgactgtttTACCTAGCGTATGAAGCCTTTCGTTTCAAAAACGGGGTGTCAAGATGCAATAATAATACTGACCGGAATGCATCGCCTGCTGAGCGCGCGTCTCTCTAAATATACAGAGCCGAGCGTAAACTCGCCTTGGACAGCGTGCTAGTGCCTCcttccaatctgctgcaaaagaACTTGTAGAAATTGTCGCACGGTTGGTAGGCCCAGTCGAGCGACTCGTTGATGAACTTTGCGGCCAGCCGGAAGGCGTCCGCCGATGGCGTTCCACCTCCGCGGCTGGTCGTCGCCGTTGTTCTGGTGGTCGCCGTTGTTCTGGTGGTCGCCGTTGTTGTGGCGGTAGGTGCGGCAGTCCAGTCTGGTACTCGGGGCCCCGTGTACTTTGTCCATCTCCGCGTACTCCGGGTGGGCCAGGAGCGTGGGTTCCACCAGGTGTAAAACGTCCTTGTCGTCCTGGTATATCGCCGGCTCCACCGAGTGAACGCTGCCGTCGTGTTGGCTGAGGACGTGGAGGAAGAAACCATTGAAGCGAGAGCTTccctacgctaggttttcaataGTGCAGCGCAGTGCTGTCACGTGACAGATGTCACGTGTGTCAGGCGGCAACTTCCCCTTCGGAGTGTGAGCAACCAATCTCCCTACCATGGCAGCTGGAGATTAAATTGGTGCTCGGCCGAGAGACAACGTGACCTTTTAACTGCATCGGCTGATTCAGCCATGTGAGCTCGAAGCGTCCCGTCTAACCAGCGACGCTTTCTTGCTTTGGACAAAGTGCGCACGCTCGAAAAGCTGTCCCGCTTTTCACTCAGCTAACCAGGATAGGGAAAACGAGGTTCTGGTTAAGCTGCATGTACAAAACAAGCCAACAATTATTTAAACGATGTGAATCATATGGGAATGCCATTTAATGAATGCTTTGGTGGCGGTTGTGTAATAGTTAAGTAATAATTTCTAGATATGTTATCATTTTCTTGAAGGGCACTGTGTAGGCCACTCTGCACGTAAGAACAAAATAAAGCTGAACACGATGAGTCCTGATGAATATAAGTTTTACCTCAGCGTAAACCTTAAACGCTAATTAGCCTACAATGGACTAAAATGGAGTAAACTGTCCTGTAGCGCACTCCTTTTCCCTTTTAGTGGCCCAAGCCTTGCGGGGACTGGGGCGCCATGTGACTGACAGTCTCTAATAGGTCGAACAGCAGCCTCGGACAGCAGCTCCTTTGGTTGATCACCTACCATGTGGACTTGTATCCCGTTCAACGCTGCCACACCTCCACGCTCATCACGCTTGTGCTTCCATCTGAAACTAGCCGGCACACGTTCACGCACCGTTTCGCACTGCTGCCTATAGGTGCACGTTTGGCTGGAAATTTCAATGGCGTCTTTTACTGCTTTTCTAGAGTCGCCAGGTTGTTTTGAAAGTGGGGGGGTCAATGAAAACAGGGAACGCTTTTATGTCCGCACGCCGTCGGAAAACTCATTTTTCGACGGCGGGGCTCATTATACAGCGCCCCCTGGTTAGCTATACCAGAGCTGCTCCGTCATGGTCGGTCGTTGCATGTGAGATACAGTGCCACTGCTCCAATACAGGGTTTCCGGTAAGCACCACTCATTCgtaataaacgagcgttcgttataactgctaCGTTTTAAAATGGGCTCGGCTGTATTTTGAATTATGAAAAAAAGGTGTTTCCCGAGCACGAAATATTTCAAGTGGGTGGTGAAGCCACCTGCTTCTTTCCGCGCTACTGGACGCATAGTTTCCCTCAGCAGCGCCGTGTCACCGGGGCTGGGAACCAACGAGACTTTCTTAGTTGCGCCCCTGTAACTGGAACTGCATTCCAACGCGTACCAAATGATCCTAAAGGTACCTTAAGTGAGCGCACAAAAGCACAGTAAATATCAAATTTCAACGTGAAATTAACAGCAGCAAGGAAGCGTTCTTGatcgcgaaatacaaaaatggtccatagactttttatagactattgccttcctatagatatttctttgtctTCGAAGTCTATAGCCTGTCTATCAACAAAAGTCTAGTAAATGTTTATGGACATAAACCTATAGAtcgtctatacactgtctatatgATATATATTCTCTATAGACTGTACTCAAGGGTTgtgtatagagagtctatagattttACGTATGGAAGACTAAGGAGtggctatagactgtctaaagaaaattttgtacgGGTAGGACGATGCACTTCTGCAGTCGATGGCTCCAAAGCGCCGCAGCGCGGCACACGCGAGCAACATACGAAACTCTCTAATAGCGTTACGGAGAAGTGCCGTGACCAAGGTAGATTAAAGGACTCTGATGCAACTCACGCCGCGTATACCGGGGAGGGCGGGTTCGCCACGAAGGTGTGGTGCGGCTGAAGTCGCGGGATTCTCTGCCAAAACTGTCGCTGGCGCCGGCACCACTCCTGTCTTCCGAATCCTTCCGCTCAGCATCTCCGTAGTCGTCGTAGTTGCCGTCACCTGCGAAGCAACGGGCCGTTATTGGACATTGTCTGCTTCACTAACCCATTACGAGTTCGCTTTCTGAAAGAGTAactttacagcgagagctgttaggcgcccgtctctGGCT
This region of Amblyomma americanum isolate KBUSLIRL-KWMA chromosome 5, ASM5285725v1, whole genome shotgun sequence genomic DNA includes:
- the LOC144134532 gene encoding uncharacterized protein LOC144134532, giving the protein MSYSSPLQSSVHLIFDDHDSVTPEDSKRGDHDLKMALMGIAFCLVAVGVVGLTTFVVLEMSRAGDGNYDDYGDAERKDSEDRSGAGASDSFGRESRDFSRTTPSWRTRPPRYTRPNTTAAFTRWSRRYTRTTRTFYTWWNPRSWPTRSTRRWTKYTGPRVPDWTAAPTATTTATTRTTATTRTTATTSRGGGTPSADAFRLAAKFINESLDWAYQPCDNFYKFFCSRLEGGTSTLSKASLRSALYI